The following proteins come from a genomic window of Pseudomonadota bacterium:
- a CDS encoding phosphoenolpyruvate carboxykinase (ATP): protein MSKRVVVDAMLAEHSQVVVNPERKEMIRAAVANREALVAASGTLATWTPPESTGRSPKDTLIVKRVASEAKIDWDSPSNNPVSEETFAMIFADALATLSQKKSLYVTDRVLGADSAYALPVRTVSDKALTALFTDNMFRPLPADIKRSIFADQGFTLLALPYDKLDRERYQGRLRNLADGRASDLAVVIDLDLRVGIVYGSAYCGSVKKLMFSVMNYMLPEVGILPLHCSANEGANGHVALLLGLSGTGKTTLSADPERALLGDDEHAWSVNGIANFENGCYAKMINIDPEKEPEIYRAVMQEKDYLEHGSIVENAMFYPDGSFDFNDERLTPNSRGSYLLAELSNVKAASVAGHPQTILFLTADANGVLPPISKLDPDQAMLWFMMGYTSKLAGTETGIDEPVTAFSRFFGEPFMPCNPDVYAGLLGSRLKTYEAEVFLVNTGWSGGAFGQGRRMDINLTRALVKAAMNGELKKVEYLDDEIFHVRIPRSCPGVPAEILNPRDTWQDKDAYDRRARKLAGEFAAHFRKAYGNKNIAAEIAAQCPGS from the coding sequence ATGAGTAAAAGAGTTGTCGTAGACGCGATGCTGGCGGAACACAGCCAAGTGGTCGTGAATCCTGAACGTAAGGAAATGATTCGGGCCGCGGTAGCTAATCGTGAAGCTCTGGTGGCCGCCAGTGGTACTCTGGCCACCTGGACTCCGCCGGAATCCACCGGGCGCAGTCCCAAGGATACGCTGATTGTCAAAAGAGTCGCGAGCGAGGCCAAGATTGATTGGGACTCTCCGAGCAATAATCCGGTCTCGGAAGAAACCTTTGCCATGATCTTTGCCGATGCCCTGGCGACGTTGAGTCAAAAGAAGAGCCTTTATGTGACCGACCGGGTTCTGGGCGCGGATTCGGCTTACGCCCTGCCGGTCAGGACCGTCAGTGACAAAGCCTTGACCGCATTGTTTACCGACAATATGTTTCGCCCCTTACCGGCCGATATTAAGCGCAGTATCTTTGCCGACCAGGGCTTTACCCTACTGGCCCTGCCCTATGACAAACTCGATCGGGAACGTTACCAGGGGCGCTTGCGGAACCTGGCCGATGGTCGGGCCTCGGATCTGGCGGTGGTTATTGATCTTGATCTGCGGGTGGGCATCGTTTACGGATCAGCTTATTGCGGCAGCGTGAAAAAATTGATGTTTTCCGTGATGAACTACATGCTGCCTGAGGTCGGCATTCTGCCGCTGCACTGTTCCGCCAACGAAGGCGCGAATGGTCATGTGGCCTTGCTGCTGGGGCTTTCCGGAACCGGGAAAACGACCTTGTCGGCCGACCCCGAGAGAGCTTTGTTGGGGGACGATGAACATGCCTGGAGCGTGAACGGTATCGCCAACTTTGAAAACGGCTGTTATGCCAAGATGATCAATATCGACCCGGAAAAAGAACCAGAGATTTACCGGGCCGTCATGCAGGAGAAGGACTATCTTGAGCACGGTTCGATTGTTGAAAACGCGATGTTTTATCCGGACGGCTCTTTTGATTTCAATGATGAGCGTCTGACCCCCAATTCAAGGGGATCATATTTGCTTGCCGAACTCAGTAATGTCAAGGCTGCTTCCGTGGCCGGCCATCCGCAGACCATTCTTTTCCTGACCGCGGATGCCAATGGGGTGCTGCCGCCGATCAGTAAACTTGATCCGGACCAGGCGATGTTGTGGTTCATGATGGGTTACACCAGCAAGCTGGCCGGTACCGAGACCGGAATCGACGAGCCGGTGACGGCTTTTTCCCGCTTTTTCGGAGAACCGTTCATGCCCTGCAATCCGGATGTTTATGCCGGACTGCTGGGGTCGCGTCTGAAGACCTACGAGGCCGAGGTTTTTCTGGTTAATACGGGCTGGAGCGGCGGCGCCTTCGGTCAGGGGAGACGGATGGATATCAATCTGACCCGGGCCCTGGTCAAGGCGGCCATGAATGGTGAGCTGAAAAAGGTGGAATATCTTGACGATGAAATTTTTCATGTCAGGATTCCACGAAGTTGCCCAGGGGTGCCGGCGGAGATTCTTAATCCGCGTGATACCTGGCAGGATAAGGATGCTTATGACCGGCGGGCGCGGAAACTGGCCGGAGAATTCGCGGCCCATTTCCGTAAAGCTTACGGCAACAAGAACATCGCGGCGGAAATCGCCGCACAGTGTCCCGGCAGCTGA